CCGCCCAGCGAGGTGACGCTGTCGGCGATCACGAGCGCGTCGTGGTCGTGGGCCGCGGCGGTGAGCTCCGGCACGTCGGGCTGGAGGACACCGGTACTCGTCTCGGCGTGAACGAAGCCGAAGACGTCCGGGTCGTGTTCGGCCAGCGCGTCCGCGACGTCGTCGGGGTCGAGCGGTTCGCCCCACGGCGCATCGACTTCGACGACGTCGCCGCCCGCTCGACGCGCCATCGAGGCCATTCGACCCCCGAAGTAGCCGTTCGTCGGTACGAGCATCGTGTCGCCCGGTTCGACGACGTTGCCGATCGCAGCCTCCATCGCGGCGGACCCGGTTCCGGAAACCGGAATGGTCCACTGATTGTCCGTCCGGAACGTGTACCGCAACAGCTCCTGGACCTCGTCCATGATCTCGATGAACGAGGGATCGAGATGACCGACGAGCGGCGTACTCATCGCGCGAAGCACGCGCGGATTGACCTCGCTCGGTCCGGGCCCCATCAGGGTCCGATCCGGGGGTGTGAGTTCGCCGACGGATGGCGCGCGAGCCGTCTCGTTCGACGCTTCCTGAGCCATGGGCGTGTGCTCGAGTGCCACTTGCAAAGACCTACCGGCAGCGGCGAATTACAGCCCCACGATCGACCGATCCGCCGACCGGTCTTCCGGTTTGGTCCGGTCGAATACCTCCGATCCCAGTCGATACGTGTCGATCGATGGCTCTTGCCACGGCTGCGAGCCGTTTAAGCCGACGCAACACATAACCGATACATCGTGTTCATCGGCCATGGTCTCCTCGCGTTTGCCGTTGCGGCGTTCGTCGCCGACTGGCGAGGCTGGGAGACCCGACGGGCCCTCCTCGTCGGTGCGCTGGCCGGTGTGTTCGCGACGATTCCGGACGTCGACGTCGCGTACGCGCTCGTGGGCCTCCTCGAGTGGCAAGCGGCGGACGGTGCGGTCGGTGCGCCGGCGGCCTTCTGGGACGCGAGCCGGGGCGTCCACCGCTCGGTCACCCACTCGCTGGTCGTCGGTGCGGTCGCCGCACCGGCGTTCGGCCTGCTCGCCGCCCGCAGCAGTTCCGATCGCGTCCACTCCGGTCGTGCTCGAGTCGCTCACACCGCCGGGTCGGCGCTCCTCGTCGCTCTCGTCGTGATCGCGCTCGCCTGGGGCGGCCCGATCGCCGCGCTCGTCACGGGCTTGTTCGTCGCGAGCGGCCTGCTCGTCGCCCGCGCGGTCGCTCGCGTTTCGACGTTCTCGCCGCCGACGGTCGCCGTCGCCGCGCTCTGGGGACTCTGGTCACACCCGTGGGGCGACCTCGTCACCGGCTCGCCGCCGGACTGGTTTTTCCCCTTCCCCTCCCCCATCCTCGAGTCCCGGCTCGTCCTCAGTGCCGATCCGACACTGCACCTGCTCGGCGCGTTCGCGATCGAACTCGCCACCATCTGGCTCGCCCTGGCGGTAATATGTCGCCTCACCGATCGTTCGATCCTCGCGACCGTCGACCGTCGGGCCGCGGTCAGCGTCGCGTACGGCGTCGCCCCGCTCGCAGCAGCGCCGCCGACCCTCGCGGTGTCCTACCATTTCGTCTTCTCGATCCTCGGCCTCGGCGTCCTCTGTGGCGTCGTTCGGGATACGCCGTCGCTGATCCGTCCCCGCGCGATCGATCGCGGCCTGCCCTCGACCGACGGCGTTCTCGAGGTGGTACTGACGGCGCTGGCGGCTGTGACCGTCGCGCTCGTCTCCTACGTCACGGTCTACGTCTCCGTCGTCGGTCCGGCGTGACCGCCGGCACGTCTCGGTCCCCTCGCCGGAACCCGGAGACGACTACATATGTTTTAGTGAGAACGGTCAGTATCAGTCACTGTGTCTCAGACGTCACTCGAGAAACTGATCGGGGACGACCGAACCAACGCGGCGATCGCGTGGCTGTTGGTCGCCGCGATCGGGGCGATCGGCGTCGGCGAACTCGCGACGGGCAGCGGGTTCCTGTGGGCGACCTTCGCGGCAGTGCTCGTCGCTCTCGCCTTGCTCCCGCCGATCGCCTTTCGGTCGTCGCTGGTAATGCTCCCCTGGGAGGTCTTGCTTTTGGCGGCCCTGCCCGTCCTCGGGATGGCCGTCGGAGCCGACCGGCTCACCGGCCACTTCGCGGCGTACCTCTCGGTCGCGGCGATCGCGCTCGTCATCGTCGTCGAACTCCAGTCGTTTACGTCGGTGCGGATGACGCCGACCTTCGCCATCGTCCTCGTCGTCGTCGCGACGATGGCGGCGGCGGGGCTGTGGGCCCTCCTCAGATGGAGCGCGGACCAGCTCCTCGGTATCCCGTTTCTCCTGGATCACGACGAGGTGATGTGGGAATTCGTGTACTCGGCCGTCGCGGGTTTCGGCGCCGGTGTGGTCTTCGAACTGTACTTCAGACGGTACGTCCGCCCCGAACGACGCCTTCCGGCGGACGTCCGACCGGTCGCGGAGGGTGACGATGCGTAACCTCGCGAGTCGATTGCCGTCCCAGCACCGCCAGCGCCAGCTCACCTACCTCATGGAAGTCGGGCTGATCGGGATGCTGTTCGTCGGCATCGAACGCGGCAACGGCGGGATCGTCGTCAATACCGCCGTGGCGCTGGCCGTCACCCAGCTCCCGCCGCTGCTCGAGCGCGACTACGAAATTCCGATGGACCCGCGTCTCACGCTGTGGATCACCACCGCGGTGTTCCTCCACGCCTTCGGCACCGTCGGACTGCCGGGGGCCACCAGAACGCTCTACAGCCAGGTCTGGTGGTGGGACCACATGACTCACGCGCTGTCGGCGTCGCTCGTCGCGGGCGCAGGATACGCGACCGTCCGCGCGTTCGACGAGCACGCCGAGGGCGTCCACCTGCCGCAGAAGTTCGTCGCCGTGTTCATCCTCCTGTTCGTCATCGCCTTCGGGGTCCTCTGGGAGATCCTCGAGTTCGCCATCGCGCTCGCGGCCGACGCCATGGGAACCAGAGCCGTGCTCACTCAGTACGGCCTCGGCGATACGATGCTCGACTTCGTGTTCAACTCCATCGGGGCCATCATCGTCGCACTGTGGGGCGGGGCCTACCTCACGGACGTTTCCGGGGCGATCCGCGACCGCTTCGAGAGCCGGGCCGACTGACCGTCGCATCGGCGACGCAGACGGTCCGACTCGCCTCGAACGGACGCCGTGTTTTACATCAACACGGGCTGTAGGTACTCGGGCTATGGTATTCAAAAAAATCACGCTCATCGGCACCAGCCCCGAGAGCTTCGACGCCGCAGCCGACGACGCCATCGACCGCGCGGAAGCGACCCTGCAGAACGTCCACTGGATCGAAGTCGACGAACTGGGCGTCGAAATCGCCAGCGCCGACGACCGCGAGTACCAGGCCGAGGTCACCGTCGCGTTCGAACTCGAGGAGTAACGGCCGGCGCGGCGAGCCGGTTGCAGTCGAGACACGCTCTTTTTTGGCCGCATCGCTCCCGCGAGTTACGACTGCCGATCGGAAACTCGACGCAGAAAGATCGGTGACGGCGATCTGACGCGTGCGACCTCGAGTCGCACGTGACTCGGTGGGACGGTCAGGTCTGGTCTCGAATTACGTCCGGAACGACTCGCCGCAGCCACACTCGCTGACGACGTTGGGGTTGTCCACGTGGAACCCCTCGGCCTGGAGGCCGTCCTCGTAGTCGAGGACGCTCCCCTCGATGTACTTCAGGCTCGCCGGGTCGACGAACACGCGGAGCTCGTGGTGCTCGTAGATCGTGTCGTCCTCGTCCGGCGCGTCGTCGAAACGCATCCCGTAGGAGAGGCCCGCACAACCGCCCTGCTGGACGAACAGCCGAAGGCCGGCTTCCGTCACGTCGAGGTCCTCGCCCTCGAGCAGGGAGAGAGCCTGCTCGGCAGCGTCTTCGGTTACTTCGATCTTCGGCCGCGTGTCCGCGTCCCCGCCGTCCATACTGTCCGTGCTCATACCACTCCATTCCGGCGCGACGATGTTAACTGTGACGCCCTTCACCGACGAACGAGCTAGCTGAATCCGGTTACGCGCCGTCCTGGCCGAGTGCCCCCCTACTCGCCGTAGCGACTCGGTCGCCGTCGGAGCGACCAGTAGTACGTTCCGAACTGCCGTTCGTCGTTCCGGGAGAGCTCGATGTCGTGTTTCGCCAGGAGTTCGAGCATTCGCTCGAGCTCGCAGTCGTACCACATCGAGAGGAGCCGCACGTTCCGCTGTGCGTAATCGTAGTTGCGCTCGAGGACGCGCCCGTCCATCGGGTTCACACGCGGTTCCATCTCACCGGCTACTCCACCCTCCAGCTACGTAAAACCAGTTTGCGACGTGAAAACCTGAAACTCCCTTCAACTGGCGGTCTACCGGTAACTACCGTTCGCCCTCGTCGTCTGCGAGTCGAATCCGGACGCTCTCAGCGTGGGCCTCGAGCCCTTCGGCCTCCGCGAGCGTGGTGATCGTCTCGCCCAGCTCGGCGAGGCCGTGTCTCGAGAGTCGCTGCACCGTCGTCGATCGAAGGAACGTTTCGACGGAGAGACCGCCGGTGACGCGAGCGCCGCCGTTGGTCGGCAGTACGTGGTTGGTACCGCTGGCGTAGTCGCCGGCCGCGACTGGGGTGTTCGACCCGAGGAAGACGCTGCCCGCGCTGTCGATGCGTGCGAGGAGGGAGTCGTCGTCCTCGGCGACGATCGAGAGGTGCTCGGGGGCGTACTCCTCGGTGAAGAGGATCGCCTCGCTCATCGATCGGGCGCGGAGGACGCCGCTCGCGTCGTTCTCTAACGCCGCTCTGATCACGTCTTCTCGCTCGCGTTTGCCAGCCTGTTCGTCGACGGCCGCAGCCACCGCGTCGGCGGTGGCCTCGTCGTCGGTAACGGCCACGACCGAGGCGTTGGGATCGTGTTCGGCCTGTGCGACCAGCTCCGCGGCGACGATCTCGGGATCGGCGGTTTCGTCGGCGATCACGACCACTTCGCTCGGCCCCGCGAGAAAGTCGATCTCGACGTCTCCCCGAACGATGGCCTTGGCCGCCGTCACCCACTTGTTTCCGGGCCCGACGATCTTCTGTACCCGCGTGATCGTCTCCGTTCCATAGGCGAGCCCGGCGATCGCCTGTGCGCCACCGACGCTGAAGACCGCGTCCGCCCCCGCGGCGTGAATCGCCGCCAGGGTCACCGGGCTCGGGTCGTCGGCCGGCGGGGTGACGACCGAGACGTGGTCGACGCCCGCGACGACCGCCGGCACGACCCCCATGATCGCGCTCGAGGGATACGCCGCCGAGCCGCCGGGGACGTAGACGCCGACGCGCTCGAGCGGTCGGAAGCGCCGACCGAGCTCTCGGCCGGTATCGAACTCCCGCTGCCAGTCCTCGGGGAGCTGGGCCTCGTGGAACTCGCGAACGTTCGCCGCAGCCGTCTCGATCGCGTCCCGGGTTTCGTCGTCGATTTCGTCGTACGCGCGCTCGCACTCGTCGGTGATCTCGATGTTTCCGACCTCGACGCCGTCAAAGTCGCTCGTGAACTCCCGGACGGCGACGTCTCCCTCCTTGCGCACTCGCTCGACGATCTCTTCGACGTCTCCCCTGACGGACTCGATCCCGGCGTCGCGCTCGAAGAAGGCCGCGCGGTCGTCCGGTCCGAGGTCCGCGACCGCAGCTACATCCATTGTCATGCGGATCGGTTCGGGCGGCGGGCGAAAAACGGTTTCCTTCCGCTCACGTGTCGGTATCGGGATTCTCGACCTCCCAGATCCCCGCGGCGTCGAGGGTCGCCCGCACGAAGAGGTAGACGAGGAGGGCGAAGCCGACGACCGCGATCGGTGCCTGGAGCAGTTCGGCGGTGTCCGCGCCGAGAACGAGTCGGCTGGTCCCGCGCACGAAGAAGCTCAGGATCACGAGCCCGAACGCGACGATCGCGAGTTTGACGAAGCCCGATCGGTCCATGTCTCGTTCTACGCCCGCGATCGCTAAATCGTATCGGTTACGTCCCGGTCGACCCCGCGCGACTCGTCACCGCACGTCCGCACTGGCAGCGCGTCCGATCGCGTAGACGGCAACCGAGCCGAAGAGTACCGCGAGCACCAGCAGGACGACCAGTGCCGGAACGAGCGTGTTCCACATCCCATCGAAGCGAGTGACCTCGACGACCGTCATGGTGTCCTCGCCGAGCATCACCGCGCGGGCGGCGTCGACGCCGTAGGTGATCGGATTGAACGTCGCGACCGTCCGGATCCACCCCGGTAGCGCCGGGAGCGGGAGGAAGGCACTCGAGACGAACAGCAAGGGGAGCTGGAGCAGGTTCGCCCCGATGATCGTCGACTCCTCGTCGCGGGTTACCACGGCCAGGACGTTCGAGAACGCGGTGAACCAGACCGAGAACAGGACGCAAATGCCGACGATTCCGACCGCACCGACGATCCCGGTCGCGACCTCGGCACCGAGCAGGACGCCTAGTCCGAGCACGATTACAACCTGGGCAACGATTCGGACGACCTCGGCCAGCGTCTTGCCCAAAAAGACGGCGCTACGGTTCATCGGACTCACGAGCGTCTTCTCGAACATGCCGTTCTCGATGTCGTTGACCAGCCCGATGCCCGACGTCGCGGCCGCCACCAGCGCCACCTGGATCACGATCGCCGGGACGAGGTACGTCTCGTAGGTGATCCCCTCGAGCGCGCTCGTCGCGACGCCGCCGAACACCTGGGTGAACAACACGAGGAAGATGATCGGCTGGACGAGCGAGACGACGAGCACGAAGGGGTTCCGAACCGACTTGATCGTCCACCGGACGAACGTCACCCACACGTCGCTCGCGAAACTTCCCCCGTGGCGGTCGACGCTGGGCGTACTCATCGGTCGACCCCGTTTTCGGTAGTTCCGTCCTCGCCACTGGGTTCCGTCTCGCTCGAGTCCCGGCCGCCATCCCCGACCGTCTCGGACGGGGTAGCGTGGGTCGGAGACGATCCGGTTTCGCTCGCCTGCTCGCCGTCGGCCCCCTCGTCGGTCACCGCGAGGAACACGTCGTCGAGCGTCGGTGCCCGGACGTCGAATCCCACGACGCCGATTCCGGCGTCGCGAAGGGCGACCAACAGATCCGTCCCGCGCGTCCGCGCGTCGCGCGCGGTCACCGTGAGTCCGTTCGCGGTCGGTTCTATCGTCGCACCGTCGGCGAACACGCCTTCCCCGCGTGCGATCGAGACTGCGCGGTCGCTTTCGTCGCCGTCGGCCAGTTCGACGGCGAGAACCTCTCCCCCGACGCGACGCTTCAGCGCGTCCGGCGTCCCGTCCGCGACGACCGACCCGTTCTGAATGACTGCCAATCGGTCGCACAGCTGGTCCGCCTCTTCCAGGTACTGCGTCGTCAAGAAGACCGTCGTTCCCTCGTCGTTGATCCGCCGGAAGTACGCCCAGAGCCGGTTTCGTGCCGCCGGATCGAGCCCGGTCGTCGGCTCGTCGAGAAACACCAGCGGCGGCCGGTGAACCAGCGCGGTCGCCGCGTCGAGGCGCTTTTTCATCCCGCCGGAGAAGTCGTCGGCCACCTTGTTCGCGACCTCCGTCAACTCGACGAGCTCGAGCAACTCGTCGATCCGGCCGCCCCGCTCGGCCCGCGGAACTCCGTATGCGTCGCAGGCGAACCGGAGGTTTTCTCGAGCCGTCAGCTCCGGATCGACGCTCGTCTCCTGTGCCATGTATCCGACCGTGGCCCGCACGCTCCGCGGCTCCGCGACGGCGTCGAAGCCGTTCACCGTCACCGAGCCGGCGGTCGGTCGCAGTAACGTCACGAGCGTCTTGATCATCGTCGTCTTCCCCGCCCCGTTCGGCCCCAGGAAGCCGAAGAACTCTCCCCGCTCCACGAGGAGGTCGACGTCACGGACGGCCTCGGTTCCGTCCGCGTACGTCACCGCCACGTCGCGGGCCTCGATAGCGTAGTCGGTCACGGTCGTAGTAGGACGAGGACGGGGAAATACGTGTGAGTTCGAACTCACGGTACACCTTCGAAACGCGAGCGATCGTCGAACCGATACCGCCAATCCGACCGACTGCCACTACTCCTCGACCGGCTCGAGATCGCACTCGATGGCGCTCGTGGATGCTCTCCAGAGACGTACGCTCTCGTTACTGGGACGACCGATCCCCTCAGCTGCCCTATCGTCGACCGATTCAGCCACGCACCGGGTGATTTTGCACTGCTGCGAGCCGTAGTCCTACCCGGACTCGAGATACTGAACCAGGGCGACTTCCCGACCGTCGGCGCGGAGCCCACGATCGACACCCTCGTCCGACTCGGGGCGGTTACTCGAGCGACGGACGTTCGAACCCGTCTCGATCGACTACCGGTCGAT
This portion of the Natrinema salinisoli genome encodes:
- a CDS encoding ABC transporter ATP-binding protein, which encodes MTDYAIEARDVAVTYADGTEAVRDVDLLVERGEFFGFLGPNGAGKTTMIKTLVTLLRPTAGSVTVNGFDAVAEPRSVRATVGYMAQETSVDPELTARENLRFACDAYGVPRAERGGRIDELLELVELTEVANKVADDFSGGMKKRLDAATALVHRPPLVFLDEPTTGLDPAARNRLWAYFRRINDEGTTVFLTTQYLEEADQLCDRLAVIQNGSVVADGTPDALKRRVGGEVLAVELADGDESDRAVSIARGEGVFADGATIEPTANGLTVTARDARTRGTDLLVALRDAGIGVVGFDVRAPTLDDVFLAVTDEGADGEQASETGSSPTHATPSETVGDGGRDSSETEPSGEDGTTENGVDR
- a CDS encoding ABC transporter permease, encoding MSTPSVDRHGGSFASDVWVTFVRWTIKSVRNPFVLVVSLVQPIIFLVLFTQVFGGVATSALEGITYETYLVPAIVIQVALVAAATSGIGLVNDIENGMFEKTLVSPMNRSAVFLGKTLAEVVRIVAQVVIVLGLGVLLGAEVATGIVGAVGIVGICVLFSVWFTAFSNVLAVVTRDEESTIIGANLLQLPLLFVSSAFLPLPALPGWIRTVATFNPITYGVDAARAVMLGEDTMTVVEVTRFDGMWNTLVPALVVLLVLAVLFGSVAVYAIGRAASADVR
- a CDS encoding metal-dependent hydrolase — encoded protein: MFIGHGLLAFAVAAFVADWRGWETRRALLVGALAGVFATIPDVDVAYALVGLLEWQAADGAVGAPAAFWDASRGVHRSVTHSLVVGAVAAPAFGLLAARSSSDRVHSGRARVAHTAGSALLVALVVIALAWGGPIAALVTGLFVASGLLVARAVARVSTFSPPTVAVAALWGLWSHPWGDLVTGSPPDWFFPFPSPILESRLVLSADPTLHLLGAFAIELATIWLALAVICRLTDRSILATVDRRAAVSVAYGVAPLAAAPPTLAVSYHFVFSILGLGVLCGVVRDTPSLIRPRAIDRGLPSTDGVLEVVLTALAAVTVALVSYVTVYVSVVGPA
- the hisD gene encoding histidinol dehydrogenase translates to MTMDVAAVADLGPDDRAAFFERDAGIESVRGDVEEIVERVRKEGDVAVREFTSDFDGVEVGNIEITDECERAYDEIDDETRDAIETAAANVREFHEAQLPEDWQREFDTGRELGRRFRPLERVGVYVPGGSAAYPSSAIMGVVPAVVAGVDHVSVVTPPADDPSPVTLAAIHAAGADAVFSVGGAQAIAGLAYGTETITRVQKIVGPGNKWVTAAKAIVRGDVEIDFLAGPSEVVVIADETADPEIVAAELVAQAEHDPNASVVAVTDDEATADAVAAAVDEQAGKREREDVIRAALENDASGVLRARSMSEAILFTEEYAPEHLSIVAEDDDSLLARIDSAGSVFLGSNTPVAAGDYASGTNHVLPTNGGARVTGGLSVETFLRSTTVQRLSRHGLAELGETITTLAEAEGLEAHAESVRIRLADDEGER
- a CDS encoding HesB/IscA family protein; the protein is MSTDSMDGGDADTRPKIEVTEDAAEQALSLLEGEDLDVTEAGLRLFVQQGGCAGLSYGMRFDDAPDEDDTIYEHHELRVFVDPASLKYIEGSVLDYEDGLQAEGFHVDNPNVVSECGCGESFRT
- a CDS encoding dodecin; this encodes MVFKKITLIGTSPESFDAAADDAIDRAEATLQNVHWIEVDELGVEIASADDREYQAEVTVAFELEE